A genomic stretch from Flavobacterium sp. KS-LB2 includes:
- a CDS encoding dihydroorotase encodes MNLIIRSAKIIDSKSPFHNKIADILIVDGFIKKIGTSLPNPDKADEIKLDNLHVSQGWFDSSVSMGEPGFEDRETIANGLTTAAKSGFTAIALQPNSFPIIDNQSQVNFVLNKALGFATQLYPIGALSKESAGKDMAELYDMKKAGAVAFGDYNKSLDNANLLKIALQYVQDFDGLILAFSQDENIKGNGVANEGIVSTRLGLKGIPNLSEELQIARNLFLLEYTGGKLHIPTISTKKSVQLIKEAKANGLQVTCSVAVHHLVLTDEKLESFDTRYKVSPPLRTEIDRKALLKGIKDGTIDMITSDHNPIDIEHKKMEFDGAKNGTIGLESAFSALMTVLPLETVIDKLTSGKTTFGIEIESINEGSKANITLFNPEPKSIFTKSSILSKSKNSAFLGTEIKGKVIGIVNQGKLILA; translated from the coding sequence ATGAACTTAATCATCAGAAGCGCCAAAATTATCGATTCGAAAAGTCCTTTTCACAATAAGATTGCAGATATTTTAATTGTTGATGGTTTTATAAAAAAAATTGGAACATCACTTCCAAATCCAGATAAAGCAGACGAGATAAAACTTGATAATTTACATGTTTCGCAAGGCTGGTTTGACAGCAGCGTTTCTATGGGAGAACCGGGATTTGAAGATAGAGAAACGATAGCAAACGGACTTACTACAGCTGCAAAAAGTGGTTTTACGGCAATCGCATTACAACCCAACTCCTTCCCTATTATTGACAATCAATCCCAAGTAAATTTTGTCTTAAACAAAGCATTAGGATTTGCAACTCAATTATATCCTATTGGTGCATTGAGCAAAGAAAGTGCAGGAAAAGATATGGCTGAATTGTATGACATGAAAAAAGCGGGAGCAGTAGCTTTTGGCGATTATAATAAAAGTTTGGATAATGCTAATTTGCTAAAAATCGCTTTGCAATACGTTCAGGATTTTGACGGATTAATTCTGGCTTTTTCCCAAGACGAAAATATAAAAGGAAATGGAGTTGCTAATGAAGGCATTGTTTCTACGCGATTAGGATTAAAAGGAATTCCTAATCTTTCCGAAGAATTGCAAATCGCAAGAAATTTATTTTTGTTAGAATATACTGGAGGAAAACTACACATCCCAACTATTTCAACTAAAAAATCCGTTCAGTTAATCAAAGAAGCTAAAGCAAATGGCCTACAGGTTACATGCAGTGTTGCTGTCCATCATTTGGTTTTAACAGATGAAAAACTAGAAAGTTTTGACACTCGTTATAAAGTTTCGCCACCACTTAGAACTGAAATTGACAGAAAAGCATTGTTGAAAGGCATAAAAGACGGAACCATTGACATGATTACATCAGACCATAATCCGATAGATATTGAACATAAAAAAATGGAATTTGACGGTGCCAAAAATGGAACCATTGGGCTAGAAAGTGCTTTTAGTGCTTTGATGACCGTATTACCATTAGAAACCGTAATAGATAAATTGACCTCTGGAAAAACAACTTTTGGTATCGAAATAGAATCAATTAATGAGGGTTCTAAAGCAAATATCACTTTATTTAATCCTGAACCTAAAAGCATTTTTACAAAATCATCTATTTTATCCAAATCAAAAAACTCCGCTTTTCTGGGAACAGAAATCAAAGGAAAAGTTATCGGAATTGTAAATCAAGGAAAATTAATTTTAGCATAA
- a CDS encoding response regulator transcription factor has product MKKILIIEDDNLIIKILDFILKKEGYETFISRDGNDGIDQIGILQPDLIITDIMMPYKSGLEITAYSKKNYPSIPVIIVSALGKEDLTVIEGFKLGVDDFIAKPFNPIELVLRVKRFV; this is encoded by the coding sequence ATGAAAAAAATATTAATAATAGAAGATGACAACTTAATCATTAAAATTTTAGATTTTATTTTAAAGAAAGAAGGTTATGAAACATTCATTTCAAGAGATGGAAATGATGGAATAGATCAAATAGGCATACTGCAACCTGATTTAATTATCACTGATATAATGATGCCCTATAAATCAGGGTTGGAAATTACTGCCTATTCTAAAAAAAATTATCCAAGCATTCCAGTGATTATAGTTTCGGCTTTAGGTAAAGAGGATTTAACGGTTATTGAAGGCTTTAAATTAGGTGTGGATGATTTCATAGCCAAGCCATTTAATCCAATCGAATTAGTTTTAAGAGTTAAACGTTTTGTCTAA
- a CDS encoding DUF4838 domain-containing protein, with the protein MFYKKLNLNRILFILFLLSFKMMAQSDISFTNQTTKENLILIDSEKERPAAIILKSYLDKSFTNSFLIQNGSSKKNSKIHLSISNLKKLNTNNSFIIRSNATDIFLIAPNEKLLHYAVYTLLETWGFRKFTSKETYIPKLDAVVFPKNTEQYHKPSFGYRVLLYPDAYDENFRDWHKLDWHLEDFSIWGHSFSKLLPPQEYFKKNPTFYALYDGNRNSESLCMTNDTVVDLVLQKMQKVITKNPNASFYSVSQNDDVVYCECPECKTLNTKYGGPQGSLYHFLNKIARQFPKTKITTLAYLHSLKPPTSLILQPNIYTLFCPIELNRGKSIVDDNYSKSFKNTLQDWNKTTSHLYLWDYTVQFSNYLSPFPNIHTFSDNYKFFKKNNIKGLFVQGYADVPGDFTELRQYLLAKLLWNTDIDIEATTDDFLRGFYGKAAPNIRRYLNLLAQNQQKFNSYLDIYSGPVQCRNTFLSTEAMNQYDYLINEALNAVEQDTVLASRVEKLRLALEYVFFEQSKFYGKDLHGMFIVNEKGQKEVVKGIQERVLKFTKKCSELGIYELSEGGLSPEQYYQEWLEIAKDTTNHLGEKLKVNFLTLPAEEFTGKGSYGLVDGIRGHKDYNINWIGWYGINPEIEIITNKLDFNQIKINFLDDQRHWIFKPSKISIYGFNNKEWQLITEKFIGNLSESFVIKTEQIEINSKNFSKFDKIKLQIDNLDDLPIWRKRKQKKPMIMIDEIELYNK; encoded by the coding sequence ATGTTTTATAAAAAACTGAATTTAAATAGAATACTATTTATCCTTTTCCTTTTAAGTTTTAAAATGATGGCTCAATCTGATATTAGTTTTACAAATCAAACAACTAAAGAGAACTTGATCCTCATTGATTCAGAGAAAGAAAGACCAGCGGCTATAATTTTAAAATCGTATTTGGATAAATCTTTTACTAATTCATTTTTAATTCAGAATGGTTCGAGTAAAAAAAACTCAAAAATTCATCTTAGCATATCAAATTTAAAAAAATTAAATACCAATAATAGTTTTATCATTAGAAGTAATGCAACCGATATTTTTTTAATCGCACCAAATGAAAAATTGTTACACTATGCGGTTTATACATTATTAGAAACTTGGGGATTTAGAAAATTCACGTCTAAAGAAACCTATATTCCAAAATTAGATGCAGTTGTATTCCCAAAAAATACAGAACAGTATCATAAACCTTCTTTTGGGTATCGAGTGTTATTATATCCAGATGCTTACGATGAAAACTTTAGAGATTGGCATAAATTAGATTGGCATTTAGAAGACTTTAGCATTTGGGGACATTCCTTTAGTAAACTTCTACCGCCTCAAGAATATTTCAAAAAGAATCCAACCTTTTATGCTTTGTATGATGGAAACCGCAATTCTGAATCACTTTGCATGACTAATGATACTGTGGTCGATTTAGTATTACAAAAAATGCAAAAAGTCATAACGAAAAATCCGAACGCTTCTTTTTATTCTGTAAGTCAGAATGATGATGTAGTCTACTGTGAATGCCCAGAATGCAAAACTCTAAACACTAAATATGGAGGTCCGCAAGGTTCTCTGTATCATTTTTTAAACAAAATTGCGCGACAATTTCCTAAAACTAAAATAACAACTCTAGCTTATCTTCATAGCTTAAAACCCCCGACAAGTTTAATCTTGCAACCAAATATATATACCTTATTTTGCCCAATAGAATTAAACCGTGGGAAATCTATTGTAGACGACAATTACAGTAAATCTTTTAAAAATACATTGCAAGATTGGAACAAAACCACGTCTCATCTATACCTATGGGATTATACAGTACAATTTTCTAATTATTTATCTCCTTTTCCTAATATCCATACCTTTTCAGACAACTACAAGTTCTTTAAAAAAAACAATATAAAAGGGTTATTTGTACAAGGATATGCTGACGTTCCGGGAGATTTCACAGAATTAAGACAATATCTATTAGCTAAATTATTATGGAATACTGATATCGATATAGAAGCCACTACAGATGACTTCCTTCGTGGTTTTTATGGTAAAGCAGCTCCGAATATTAGACGATATTTAAATCTTTTAGCGCAAAATCAACAAAAATTTAATTCTTATCTGGACATTTATTCAGGCCCAGTTCAATGCAGAAATACATTTTTATCAACTGAAGCAATGAATCAATATGATTATTTGATTAATGAAGCTTTAAATGCGGTTGAACAAGATACTGTTTTAGCATCAAGAGTCGAAAAATTGCGACTAGCATTAGAATATGTATTTTTTGAACAATCAAAGTTTTATGGAAAGGATCTACATGGTATGTTTATTGTCAATGAAAAAGGACAAAAAGAAGTAGTAAAAGGAATACAAGAAAGAGTACTAAAATTTACAAAAAAATGCTCTGAACTAGGAATTTATGAATTAAGTGAGGGTGGTTTATCACCAGAACAGTATTACCAAGAATGGCTCGAAATAGCCAAAGACACGACAAATCATTTAGGAGAAAAACTAAAGGTTAATTTTTTGACATTACCAGCAGAAGAATTTACAGGAAAAGGAAGTTATGGCTTAGTAGATGGAATTCGAGGTCATAAAGATTACAATATCAATTGGATTGGATGGTATGGGATTAATCCCGAAATAGAAATAATCACCAACAAATTGGATTTCAATCAAATAAAAATAAATTTCCTTGACGATCAAAGACATTGGATTTTTAAACCGTCGAAAATTTCTATTTACGGTTTTAACAATAAAGAATGGCAACTGATTACAGAGAAATTTATTGGAAATTTATCAGAAAGTTTTGTTATTAAAACGGAGCAGATAGAGATCAACAGTAAAAACTTTAGTAAGTTTGATAAAATAAAGTTACAGATTGATAATTTAGATGATTTACCAATCTGGCGAAAACGAAAACAAAAGAAACCAATGATAATGATTGATGAGATTGAACTCTACAATAAATAA
- a CDS encoding BatA domain-containing protein, which translates to MHFKHPEILYFLFLLIVPILVHLFQLRRFKKEYFTNVRFLKALSIQTRKSSKIKKWLLLASRLLLLTFIIIAFAQPFFESKDSKNASNELYVILDNSFSMQAKGKKGELLKRAVQELLEETPENVNFSLLTNSENYWNTDIKSVRGALQNLKYSATPFQLDNIMAKIKAHKSAFKKDIVIITDAVGLDEKQLKNTDATDSPLFIIPKAEQKNNVSIDSVFINKTLENFYEISVKISGYGDDFKPIPISLYNENKLIAKTIVTLDTKKKNLNFTIPKQAFHGYFSIVDNGLTYDNTLYFSISKAKKTNIISIGEPSKSNFLSRIYTSEEFNFSNYTLSALDYNKLEEQDAIVLNELDEIPQALATTLKSFVEKDGNLIVIPSAISSIPNMNSFVSNFGKLTFNSLENREKLITKINFNHPIFNSVFENKVTNFQYPKTKSSFVLSSSSPAALSYEDQSDFLTSIANSISTVSVFAAPINIENSNFQQSPLIVPTFYKMAMVNQNNGVNALIIGNNNPHLAAVSLNKDAILTVKGLDEQFIPIQQILNNKVKMTFNDYPEQAGNFSIYNKKEWIENISFNYNRTESDLASANENILSDYKTIESISSLFDTLQTDRTDNQIWKWFVIFALLFMITEMAIIRFVK; encoded by the coding sequence ATGCATTTTAAACATCCCGAAATTTTATACTTTCTGTTCTTATTGATTGTTCCAATTTTGGTTCATTTATTTCAATTACGCCGTTTCAAAAAAGAATATTTCACCAATGTTCGTTTCTTAAAAGCACTTTCTATACAAACCCGAAAAAGCTCTAAAATCAAGAAATGGTTGCTTCTAGCCTCCCGTTTATTGCTACTAACTTTTATTATTATAGCATTTGCACAACCTTTTTTTGAGTCGAAAGACAGTAAAAATGCCAGCAATGAATTGTATGTTATTCTAGACAATTCTTTTAGTATGCAAGCCAAAGGCAAAAAAGGAGAATTGCTAAAAAGAGCTGTTCAGGAACTGCTTGAAGAAACTCCTGAAAATGTAAATTTTTCTTTGCTTACCAATTCTGAAAACTATTGGAACACCGATATAAAATCAGTTCGTGGAGCTTTGCAAAACTTAAAATACAGCGCTACTCCGTTCCAATTAGATAATATAATGGCAAAAATAAAAGCACATAAATCGGCTTTTAAAAAGGATATCGTTATCATTACCGACGCTGTTGGTCTTGATGAAAAACAACTGAAAAATACTGATGCAACTGATTCGCCTTTATTTATAATCCCAAAAGCAGAACAAAAAAACAATGTTTCTATTGACAGCGTCTTTATCAATAAAACATTAGAAAATTTTTATGAAATTAGCGTGAAAATATCTGGTTATGGAGATGATTTCAAACCGATTCCTATTTCGTTATACAATGAAAACAAGCTCATTGCAAAGACGATAGTAACATTAGACACAAAGAAAAAAAACCTCAATTTTACGATTCCAAAACAAGCTTTTCATGGCTATTTCTCTATAGTTGATAATGGATTGACTTACGACAACACATTATATTTTAGTATTTCAAAAGCTAAGAAAACGAACATAATCAGCATTGGAGAACCATCGAAAAGTAATTTCCTTTCCCGAATTTACACCAGTGAAGAATTCAATTTTAGCAATTATACTTTAAGTGCATTGGATTACAATAAATTGGAGGAACAAGATGCGATTGTTTTAAATGAATTGGATGAAATCCCGCAAGCTTTGGCAACCACTTTAAAATCTTTTGTAGAAAAAGACGGTAATTTAATTGTGATTCCTTCGGCAATAAGTTCAATTCCAAATATGAATTCTTTTGTATCAAATTTTGGAAAACTTACATTCAATTCTTTAGAAAACAGAGAAAAACTGATTACTAAAATTAACTTCAATCATCCTATATTCAATAGTGTTTTTGAAAACAAAGTGACTAATTTTCAGTATCCAAAAACAAAAAGTTCGTTTGTATTATCAAGTTCAAGCCCTGCTGCTTTATCTTATGAAGATCAAAGTGATTTCTTGACTTCGATAGCAAATTCGATCTCAACGGTTTCAGTTTTTGCAGCTCCTATCAACATCGAAAATTCAAATTTCCAACAATCTCCATTAATTGTACCTACCTTTTACAAGATGGCGATGGTCAATCAAAATAACGGTGTAAATGCTTTAATAATTGGAAACAACAACCCTCATTTAGCAGCAGTATCTTTAAACAAAGACGCTATTTTAACGGTAAAAGGCTTGGACGAACAATTTATTCCTATCCAACAAATTCTGAATAATAAAGTCAAAATGACTTTCAATGATTATCCCGAACAAGCAGGAAATTTTAGTATTTACAATAAAAAGGAATGGATAGAAAACATCAGTTTTAATTACAACAGAACCGAAAGTGATTTGGCTTCAGCCAATGAAAATATCCTTTCTGACTATAAAACAATCGAATCAATCTCATCACTATTTGATACTTTACAAACTGACAGAACGGATAATCAAATTTGGAAATGGTTTGTTATCTTTGCATTGTTATTTATGATAACCGAAATGGCAATTATACGATTCGTAAAGTAA
- a CDS encoding YaiO family outer membrane beta-barrel protein: MKNNKILNSIVVFVLILIFSNQKINAQKIDTDSLLTVIVKDMQNEKNYAKNIQRALMAKKIAPNYLDYYLILGRNHDLLKNKDSAAYYYNYFIKKTNANEDAFNYLINIELEKENYTEAEKTIEQAIQMHPDNRDFQKKKIVLYQVQKETKKEYNYIQSLQVKYPNDPEIKQSLFLIESKINADRLGINYSYTTFNREGYGPWHLGSIQYIRERGWGSLIGRVNYANRLSSGESIAEGKQFEAESYFFTGKNNYSYVSIAYSPDLVFPRLRVGYSFYQNFKKGWEADLGLRYIESETIETKIIVLGVGKYIGSYWINFRSYLQNNDNEYNPSFALTTRYYLDTKYDYFSVVAGYGTSPDERTTLGQFEQRVSLNSFRIGAGYNRLINNHYLAGIQTTFNNQEYAPNLKQNELEISLMFQYKF; encoded by the coding sequence ATGAAAAACAACAAAATTTTAAATTCAATCGTAGTATTTGTTTTAATATTGATTTTTTCTAATCAAAAAATCAACGCACAAAAAATTGACACCGATAGTCTTTTAACAGTTATCGTAAAAGACATGCAGAATGAAAAAAATTATGCGAAGAATATTCAAAGAGCATTAATGGCTAAAAAAATAGCCCCAAATTATCTTGATTATTATTTGATATTAGGGCGTAACCATGATCTATTGAAAAATAAAGATAGTGCAGCCTACTACTATAACTATTTCATCAAAAAAACTAATGCCAACGAAGATGCTTTCAATTACTTAATTAACATAGAATTAGAAAAAGAAAACTACACAGAAGCAGAGAAAACTATTGAGCAAGCCATTCAAATGCATCCTGATAATAGAGATTTTCAGAAAAAGAAAATAGTGTTGTATCAAGTACAAAAAGAAACTAAAAAAGAATATAATTATATACAATCTTTACAAGTTAAATACCCTAACGATCCTGAAATTAAGCAAAGCCTTTTTCTCATTGAGTCAAAAATTAATGCTGACAGATTGGGTATAAATTACAGTTACACCACCTTCAATAGAGAAGGTTATGGACCTTGGCACCTAGGAAGTATTCAATACATTAGAGAACGTGGTTGGGGTTCATTAATAGGTCGTGTTAATTATGCCAATAGATTATCTTCCGGTGAAAGTATTGCTGAAGGCAAACAATTTGAAGCAGAATCCTATTTTTTTACAGGGAAAAATAATTATTCTTATGTGAGTATAGCATATAGTCCAGATTTGGTTTTTCCAAGATTAAGAGTTGGATATTCTTTTTATCAAAATTTCAAAAAAGGATGGGAAGCTGATTTAGGCTTGCGATACATTGAATCTGAAACTATAGAAACTAAAATAATTGTTTTAGGAGTTGGTAAATATATTGGATCCTATTGGATCAATTTTAGGTCGTACTTACAGAATAACGACAATGAATACAATCCATCATTTGCACTTACCACCAGATATTATTTGGATACCAAATATGACTATTTTTCAGTAGTTGCTGGATACGGAACGTCACCAGATGAGAGAACAACCTTGGGTCAATTTGAGCAAAGAGTAAGCCTTAACTCCTTTAGAATTGGTGCTGGATATAATAGACTAATCAACAATCATTATTTAGCAGGAATTCAAACAACATTTAACAATCAAGAGTATGCGCCTAACTTGAAACAAAATGAATTAGAAATATCATTAATGTTCCAATATAAATTCTAA
- a CDS encoding lactonase family protein, with protein sequence MKKPFAVLLFIFIFTSVQAQKNKFNLLIGTYTQSCDSKGIYVYDFDSKTGDFSFKNATEKVINPSYLSVSKENNFIYAVNEFGAESTVSSFSYNPSSGKLDLINKQSSKGADPCYIINDDKNVIIANYSGGNISVFAKKSDGSISEAKQVIQHYGKGINAQRQEGPHVHMVHFSPDKKFVLSNDLGTDKVYSYAYNPNAGSTVLELKDSIAVKSGSGPRHLTFSKDGKFVYLLHELDGALTVFSYAKGILKKIDETTILAKDFKGTFSSADIHISPDGKFLYASNRGEANNITIFKILKNGKLQLQGQTSTLGKGPRNFAIDPSGNFLLVAHQYTNDVVIFKINKTTGALTDTGKKIALCSPVCLVFTKN encoded by the coding sequence ATGAAAAAACCGTTTGCTGTTCTACTATTCATTTTCATTTTTACAAGTGTGCAAGCACAAAAAAATAAATTCAATTTACTGATTGGTACCTACACTCAAAGCTGTGATAGCAAAGGAATTTATGTTTATGATTTTGATTCAAAAACAGGTGATTTCAGTTTTAAAAATGCTACTGAAAAGGTTATAAATCCTAGTTATTTGTCGGTTTCAAAGGAGAATAACTTTATTTATGCCGTAAACGAGTTTGGTGCTGAAAGTACGGTAAGTTCTTTTAGTTACAATCCGTCAAGCGGAAAATTAGACTTAATCAACAAGCAAAGTTCAAAAGGTGCTGATCCCTGTTACATCATCAATGACGATAAAAATGTGATAATTGCCAATTATTCTGGTGGGAATATTTCTGTTTTTGCTAAGAAAAGTGATGGAAGTATCTCTGAAGCAAAACAAGTCATTCAACACTACGGAAAAGGGATTAATGCACAAAGACAAGAAGGTCCGCACGTTCACATGGTTCATTTTTCTCCTGACAAAAAGTTTGTTTTGTCCAATGATTTGGGGACTGATAAAGTATACTCCTATGCCTATAATCCTAATGCTGGGAGTACTGTTTTAGAATTAAAAGATAGTATTGCTGTAAAATCTGGAAGTGGACCAAGACATTTAACCTTCAGCAAAGACGGCAAATTTGTTTATTTATTACACGAACTTGACGGAGCATTAACGGTATTTAGTTACGCAAAGGGAATATTAAAGAAGATTGATGAAACTACCATTTTAGCGAAAGATTTCAAAGGAACGTTCAGTTCTGCAGATATTCATATTTCACCTGACGGGAAGTTTTTATATGCTTCTAATCGCGGGGAAGCCAATAACATTACAATTTTTAAAATTCTAAAGAACGGAAAATTGCAATTGCAAGGACAAACCAGTACTTTAGGAAAAGGACCTAGAAATTTTGCCATTGACCCAAGTGGGAATTTTCTTCTGGTAGCACATCAATATACTAATGATGTGGTGATTTTTAAAATAAATAAAACTACGGGAGCACTTACAGATACTGGAAAAAAAATAGCTTTATGTTCTCCTGTTTGTTTGGTTTTTACCAAGAATTAA
- a CDS encoding DEAD/DEAH box helicase has protein sequence MATFEQFNLPKSVQKAIDDLGFTAPTPIQEKTFSVIMSGRDMMGIAQTGTGKTFAYLLPLLKLYKFTPGHTPKIVILVPTRELVVQVVEEVEKLTKYMSVRTVGIFGGVNINTQKTTVYQGCDVLVGTPGRIMDLTLDNVIRFEEMQKLVIDEFDEMLNLGFRTQLTAILAMMPKKRQNILFSATMTDEVDAILNDYFDYPEEVTLSASGTPLENIKQITYNVPNFNTKVNLLKYLLESNEDMSRILVFVNNKKISDMLHERIEEDFDGQFGVIHSNKSQNYRLSTMASFQEGNLRGLITTDIMARGLDISNITHVVNFEMPELPELYMHRIGRTGRADATGTAISLIAPREEEYKVEVEVLMNMELAIEPFPETVEVSSKLIEPEKDRQPIKFMMKKQKLTGDGAFQEKSKKNKKVNLGGPGVTKKKTHGSVNRNMLKTRDKKRKDKNK, from the coding sequence ATGGCTACTTTCGAACAATTCAATCTCCCTAAATCTGTACAAAAAGCAATAGATGATTTAGGATTTACTGCTCCAACTCCCATCCAGGAAAAAACTTTTTCTGTGATTATGTCTGGAAGAGATATGATGGGAATTGCACAAACTGGTACTGGTAAAACATTTGCATACCTATTGCCTTTATTAAAATTATACAAATTTACTCCTGGACATACTCCTAAAATAGTAATTCTGGTTCCAACACGTGAGCTTGTAGTACAAGTAGTAGAAGAGGTAGAAAAATTGACAAAATATATGTCAGTTCGTACTGTTGGAATTTTTGGAGGGGTAAATATCAATACTCAAAAAACAACTGTTTATCAAGGTTGTGACGTTTTGGTAGGAACTCCAGGACGAATCATGGATTTAACGCTAGATAATGTAATTCGTTTTGAAGAAATGCAAAAGCTAGTAATTGATGAGTTTGACGAAATGCTAAATTTAGGGTTTCGTACCCAATTGACAGCTATTTTGGCTATGATGCCAAAAAAACGCCAAAACATCCTTTTTTCAGCAACAATGACTGATGAAGTCGATGCTATTTTGAATGACTATTTTGATTATCCTGAAGAAGTTACGCTATCAGCATCTGGGACACCATTGGAAAATATCAAACAAATTACCTACAACGTCCCTAATTTCAATACCAAAGTAAATCTATTAAAATACTTATTAGAGTCAAACGAAGACATGAGTCGTATTTTGGTTTTCGTCAATAATAAGAAGATTTCAGATATGCTTCACGAGCGCATCGAAGAAGATTTTGATGGCCAGTTTGGTGTCATTCACTCTAATAAATCACAAAATTATCGCTTAAGTACAATGGCTTCCTTCCAAGAAGGAAATCTTCGTGGTTTGATAACGACTGATATCATGGCAAGAGGTTTGGATATATCCAACATTACCCATGTTGTCAATTTTGAAATGCCAGAATTACCAGAATTGTACATGCACCGTATTGGTAGAACTGGTCGTGCAGATGCAACAGGAACTGCAATTAGTCTTATCGCTCCTCGTGAAGAAGAGTATAAAGTAGAAGTGGAAGTACTGATGAATATGGAATTAGCAATTGAGCCTTTCCCAGAAACAGTAGAAGTTTCATCAAAATTAATCGAACCTGAAAAAGACAGACAACCGATTAAGTTTATGATGAAAAAACAAAAATTGACAGGAGATGGCGCTTTTCAAGAAAAAAGTAAAAAGAACAAAAAAGTCAATTTAGGTGGCCCTGGAGTAACCAAGAAAAAAACGCACGGTTCTGTAAATAGAAATATGCTGAAAACCAGAGACAAAAAGAGAAAAGACAAGAACAAATAG